Proteins encoded within one genomic window of Drosophila willistoni isolate 14030-0811.24 chromosome XL unlocalized genomic scaffold, UCI_dwil_1.1 Seg141, whole genome shotgun sequence:
- the LOC6641234 gene encoding beta-1,4-mannosyltransferase egh, whose product MTMMMNSTTKHLLHCTLLITVIVTFEVFSGGIKINENSFTIVDPWTEYGQFATVLLYLLRFLTFLTLPQVLFNFCGLVFYNAFPEKVVLKGSPLLAPFICIRVVTRGDFADLVKTNVLRNMNTCLDTGLENFLIEVVTDKAVNLAQHRRIREIVVPKDYKTRTGALFKSRALQYCLEDNVNVLNDNDWIVHLDEETLLTENSVRGIINFVLDGKHPFGQGLITYANENVVNWLTTLADSFRVSDDMGKLRLQFKLFHKPLFSWKGSYVVTQVGAERSVSFDNGIDGSVAEDCFFAMRAFSQGFTFNFIEGEMYEKSPFTLLDFLQQRKRWLQGILLVVHSKMIPFRHKLLLGISVYSWVTMPLSTSNIIFAGLYPIPCPNLVDFVCAFIAAVNIYMYVFGVIKSFSLYRFGLLKFLACVLGAVCTIPVNVVIENVAVIWGLVGKKHKFYVVQKDVRVLETV is encoded by the exons atgacgatgatgatgaactCCACCACAAAGCATCTGCTGCATTGCACGCTGCTCATCACTGTGATAGTTACCTTCGAAGTATTCTCCGGCGGTATTAAGATCAATGAGAATTCATTTACAATTGTCGATCCATGGACGGAATATGGGCAATTCGCCACAGTATTGTTATATCTATTGCGTTTCCTAACGTTTCTAACGCTGCCGCAAGTCCTATTCAATTTCTGTGGCCTTGTCTTCTACAATGCGTTCCCCGAGAAGGTTGTCCTCAAGGGTAGCCCCCTGCTGGCGCCCTTTATATGCATACGTGTGGTGACACGCGGCGATTTCGCCGATCTAGTCAAAACGAACGTATTGAGAAATATGAATACGTGCCTGGACACGGGATTGGAGAACTTCCTGATTGAAGTGGTAACCGATAAGGCCGTGAATTTGGCTCAACATCGTCGGATACGTGAAATAGTGGTGCCCAAGGATTATAAGACACGCACAGGAGCGTTATTCAAGTCGCGAGCTCTGCAATATTGCCTCGAGGACAATGTGAATGTGTTGAATGACAACGATTGGATTGTCCATCTCGATGAGGAGACTCTGCTGACGGAGAATTCGGTGCGAGGCATCATCAATTTTGTCCTAGACGGGAAACATCCATTTGGCCAGGGTCTCATCACATATGCCAATGAGAATGTGGTCAATTGGCTAACCACATTGGCGGATAGTTTTCGTGTCTCCGATGACATGGGTAAATTGCGTTTGCAATTTAAACTCTTTCACAAACCATTGTTCAGTTGGAAGGGTAGCTATGTGGTCACCCAG GTGGGTGCCGAACGCTCCGTTTCCTTTGACAATGGCATCGATGGCTCCGTGGCCGAGGATTGCTTCTTTGCCATGCGGGCCTTTAGTCAGGGCTTTACATTCAACTTTATTGAAGGCGAAATGTATGAGAAGTCACCATTCACCCTACTGGATTTCCTGCAGCAACGCAAACGCTGGCTCCAAGGCATCCTGCTGGTGGTGCACTCCAAAATGATACCATTTAGGCATAAACTGCTGTTGGGCATAAGTGTTTACTCGTGGGTCACCATGCCGCTGTCCACGTCGAACATTATTTTCGCCGGCCTATATCCGATACCATGCCCCAATTTGGTGGATTTCGTTTGCGCCTTCATAGCGGCAGTTAACATTTACATGTATGTGTTTGGTGTCATCAAATCCTTTTCGTTGTATCGCTTTGGATTGCTCAAATTTCTGGCATGTGTTCTGGGTGCCGTTTGTACGATACCCGTCAATGTGGTCATCGAGAATGTGGCCGTTATATGGGGCCTGGTGGGCAAGAAGCATAAATTCTATGTTGTTCAAAAGGATGTTCGAGTGCTCGAGACAGTCTAA